A window of the Candidatus Hydrogenedentota bacterium genome harbors these coding sequences:
- the rpsM gene encoding 30S ribosomal protein S13 — MARIIGVDLPREKRIEAGLQYIYGIGPARARQVLAATGIDPDLRVRDLTDEQASNLATLIQAEYKVEGDLRREIGANIKRLMEIGSYRGNRHKRGLPVNGQRTSTNARTRKGPRRLAVVKKK; from the coding sequence ATGGCACGTATCATCGGCGTGGATTTGCCCCGCGAGAAGCGGATCGAGGCGGGTTTGCAGTACATTTACGGCATCGGCCCGGCGCGGGCGCGCCAGGTGCTTGCGGCGACGGGGATAGACCCGGACCTCCGTGTCCGCGACCTGACCGACGAGCAGGCGTCGAATCTTGCGACCCTTATACAGGCCGAGTACAAGGTGGAGGGCGACCTGCGCCGCGAAATCGGCGCGAACATCAAGCGGCTGATGGAAATCGGAAGCTACCGCGGCAACCGCCACAAACGGGGCCTTCCGGTCAACGGGCAGCGCACGAGCACCAACGCTCGGACGCGCAAAGGCCCGCGCCGCCTCGCCGTCGTCAAGAAGAAATAA
- the map gene encoding type I methionyl aminopeptidase translates to MIAIRSEREIGLLREANAIVAEVHDLLSEMVVPGVTTGELDRAAEALILARGAKPAFKGYRGYPATLCVSVESEVVHGIPGRRALRAGEIVSIDVGTLFRGYYGDAAVTHACGRVDGQRLRLMEATDLSLARAVAAARAGNNLREIGRAVQRTCKAAGFGVVRDFVGHGIGTALHEEPQVLNFDSGEPGPVLRPGMVLAIEPMVNMGTHRVRVLKDGWTAVTADGKPSAHFEHSVVVREHGGEILSQGTRIRWGCPDGNVLRAGSPAVETER, encoded by the coding sequence ATGATAGCGATTCGCAGCGAACGAGAGATAGGCCTTCTCCGCGAGGCGAACGCCATAGTGGCCGAGGTCCATGATCTTCTTTCGGAGATGGTGGTTCCGGGCGTCACCACGGGCGAGCTGGACCGCGCGGCCGAGGCGCTGATACTGGCGCGCGGCGCGAAACCGGCGTTCAAGGGCTACCGGGGTTACCCGGCGACCCTGTGCGTGTCGGTCGAGAGCGAGGTGGTGCACGGCATTCCCGGCCGGCGGGCGCTGCGCGCGGGCGAGATAGTGAGCATAGACGTGGGCACCCTTTTCCGGGGCTACTACGGCGACGCCGCCGTGACCCACGCCTGCGGGCGTGTGGACGGGCAGCGGCTGCGGCTGATGGAGGCGACGGACCTGTCGCTGGCGAGGGCGGTGGCCGCTGCGCGCGCGGGAAACAACCTGCGCGAGATAGGCCGGGCGGTGCAGCGCACGTGCAAGGCGGCAGGGTTCGGCGTGGTGCGTGATTTTGTGGGCCACGGCATCGGGACGGCGCTCCACGAGGAGCCGCAGGTGCTGAATTTTGACTCGGGCGAGCCGGGTCCGGTGCTTCGGCCGGGCATGGTGCTGGCCATAGAGCCGATGGTGAACATGGGCACGCACCGCGTGCGCGTGCTGAAGGACGGATGGACGGCGGTGACGGCGGACGGCAAGCCGAGCGCGCATTTTGAGCACAGCGTCGTGGTGCGCGAGCACGGCGGCGAGATACTGTCCCAGGGCACCCGCATACGGTGGGGGTGCCCGGATGGAAATGTTTTGCGGGCCGGGAGTCCGGCCGTTGAAACGGAGCGGTGA
- the infA gene encoding translation initiation factor IF-1 — protein MKEEAIEVEGTVVEPLPNAMFRVELKNGHMLLAHISGKMRMNYIRILPGDTVKVEMSPYDLTRGRITYRQK, from the coding sequence ATGAAAGAAGAGGCCATCGAGGTGGAAGGCACCGTGGTGGAGCCGCTTCCCAACGCGATGTTCCGCGTTGAGCTGAAGAACGGCCACATGCTGCTGGCGCACATCTCGGGCAAGATGCGCATGAACTACATCCGCATCCTGCCCGGCGACACGGTCAAGGTGGAGATGTCCCCGTATGATTTGACGCGGGGCCGGATCACCTACCGGCAGAAGTAG